The Pseudomonadota bacterium genome segment ATGCGCCGGGCCAGCGTGGTGGCCAGCGTGTGGAAAAAACGCGCGGCCAGCGATGGGTCGGCTTCCAGCAGCTCCTCGAGGTCACCGCGAGACAGTTCGAGCATCTCCACGGCCTGAACTGCCGTGACGGATGCACTGGACTCACCCTGGTCTAGAAAGGAGACCTCGCCGATAAACTCGCCGGGCCCGACGTAGGCCAGCACGTCGGTCCCGTAGACGCGGGAAAAGTCTACTTTAACGTTGCCGTCGAGGAGGTAGTAAATACGATCCGGCGTGGTGTCCTGCTGCAGGATGACCTGCTGCGGCGTGTAGTTGACGATGCTGCCACGATCCTTCAGCAGGTTGAGATCTTGTTCCGTCAGGTATGTGGTTTGCACGCTAGCGTCCTTTATTATTTGATCAAAAGCTTGACGGATCGTAGAGATCGTCGGAGAAGGTTGCCTCGGGCGCCTGTCCACCTTCGTTGAATTTCACCTTGAGCTGGAGGCCGTCGCGCGAGTCGGCCTTCTGCAGCGCCTCGTCGAGCTCGATGACGCCCTGGTTGTAGAGCTCGTAAAGCGCCTGGTCGAAGGTCTGCATCCCGGCGTCCAGGGATTTTTCCATCGCTTCCTTGAGATCGGCAATCTCGCCGCGGCGGATCATGTCTCGGATCATCGGCGTGTTTACCAAAATCTCGA includes the following:
- a CDS encoding cyclic nucleotide-binding domain-containing protein, with amino-acid sequence MQTTYLTEQDLNLLKDRGSIVNYTPQQVILQQDTTPDRIYYLLDGNVKVDFSRVYGTDVLAYVGPGEFIGEVSFLDQGESSASVTAVQAVEMLELSRGDLEELLEADPSLAARFFHTLATTLARRIRASNSQ
- a CDS encoding type IV pili twitching motility protein PilT, translating into ETLHKQVLQNLSLNLRGIISQRLVMTKEGKRRAAVEILVNTPMIRDMIRRGEIADLKEAMEKSLDAGMQTFDQALYELYNQGVIELDEALQKADSRDGLQLKVKFNEGGQAPEATFSDDLYDPSSF